A region of the Longimicrobiaceae bacterium genome:
AGCAGCGTCGTCTTGCCGGCGCCACTCTCGCCCACCAGTGCGACGCACTCGCCGCGCTCGACCCGGAGGTCCACGCGGTCGACCGCGATGGTGCCGCCCAGAGCGACCCGCACGCCGCGCGCTTCGAGCGTCACCGGGCGATCGAGCTCAGTGAGCGAGGCCAGATTCAAGGATTCGGTCACGGGATACTGGGCGTGACGTGTCTCCAGATCGCCAGTCACGACGGTCGGGCGATCCACGCATTTGAGGATGGAGTTGGCAGCGGCCCCGAAGAGATGGCGACCTGGCTATCCGAAAAGACTCCGGCTGTCTGGAAAGGCTTCGGAGCGGCCCCTCCGTTAGCCCGGAAGGATTCGCAGCCCGCGCTGAAGCGTCTGGCCCACCGGGCAGCGATCCGCGATGCGCAGCAGCCCCTCGCGCTGCTCCTCCGTCAGATCGCCGACCAGCTCGATCTTGCGGGTGAACTGGTCGATCCCGACAGGCGAGGCTTCGCACTCCTCGCAGTCGCGCTCGTGCTCGCGACTGTGCGTCAAGCGCACGGTCACCGATTGGAGCGGCCAGCCGCGCCGGTCGGCGTAGATGCGGATGGTCATCGCCGTGCAGCTGCCCAGCGCTGCCGCCAGGTAGTCGTACGGAGTGGGACCCTCGTTGGTCCCGCCCACGTCGACCGGCTCATCCGCGACCAGGGTGTGCCCCCGGGCCGAGATCTCGGCTCTGAACCCGCTCGCCCCCACCCGTACCGACACCTCGCTTGGCTGTGCCATGGCCACCCGCTCCTGGAAAAGGTCAGTCTCGCTCCTATCACCGGTACGCGCCAGCCGAGCAAGCGTCGTTCCTTCGGATGGCTTATCCCTGCCTCAGCCTGCCCGCAACGCCGGCAGCAGCACCCCGATCAGCACGCTCGCCCCGTCCAGTAGGGCGTGCGCGATGGCAAACGGAAGAACACGGCGCAGCCGCAGGTACAGCATCGTCTGAAAAACGGAGTTCGGCACCGCCGCCACCAGTCGATACACCATGAACTCGCCGTCGAAGGTCATGGGCATGAAGGCGTGCTGCGCCGCCCAGGAGAAGGAGACGACCGCGACGGCGACGGCGGTGCTGCGGGAAAGAACTTGAAAACGAGGCAGCAGATAGCCGTTGTAGGTCATCTGCTCGGTCAGGCCCCAGAGCCATGGCCAGATCAGCACACCGTAGAGAGCGGCCGGCAGGGGCAGCTGCCCGGAGGTGTAGGGTCCCGTGGGGGTTCCGAAGACGAGCCAACTGCCGAAATAGACCCCGCCGAGGATGAACACCAGGCTGAGGGGGATCAACAGGAGGCCGAGCAGCACGTCCCGGGTGAGCCGCGCGCGCTCAAAGCCGATCAGGTCGAACAACCGGATCCCCTCACGGCGGGTGAACCGCCAGATCAACGCGAGGCATCCGAGGTCGATCAGGGTGCCATAAACGGGCAGCCAGGCCTCCGAGTCCTGCCAGGCCACCGCCGATCCGCCCAGCACCAGAATCGCCGCGACCACCCCCTGGGCAGCCACGGCGAGCACCGAGCGGGCGAACAGCACCACCGCCGGGCCACGCCAGCGCAGCAAGCCCCGGTCGCGCCGGAGCGCGAGAGCATCCCGAGAGTTCGGCGCCACTGCCGGCGAACTACGAATTACGAATTACGAACTATAGGCCCATCGATGTCATCCTGCGGACGACAGAGAGGGACGCGCGGAGACAGGACCGGGGAAAGACCATTCAGCATTCAGAGTCAGAACTCGCAAGTAATTCGCAATTCGTAGTTAAT
Encoded here:
- a CDS encoding OsmC family protein; its protein translation is MAQPSEVSVRVGASGFRAEISARGHTLVADEPVDVGGTNEGPTPYDYLAAALGSCTAMTIRIYADRRGWPLQSVTVRLTHSREHERDCEECEASPVGIDQFTRKIELVGDLTEEQREGLLRIADRCPVGQTLQRGLRILPG
- a CDS encoding CPBP family glutamic-type intramembrane protease — protein: MAPNSRDALALRRDRGLLRWRGPAVVLFARSVLAVAAQGVVAAILVLGGSAVAWQDSEAWLPVYGTLIDLGCLALIWRFTRREGIRLFDLIGFERARLTRDVLLGLLLIPLSLVFILGGVYFGSWLVFGTPTGPYTSGQLPLPAALYGVLIWPWLWGLTEQMTYNGYLLPRFQVLSRSTAVAVAVVSFSWAAQHAFMPMTFDGEFMVYRLVAAVPNSVFQTMLYLRLRRVLPFAIAHALLDGASVLIGVLLPALRAG